Proteins encoded by one window of Rubrobacter indicoceani:
- a CDS encoding sodium:proton antiporter, with the protein MGEVEVYLVSGVLIFVVCAYALVVHAHLIRKVLALNIMGSGIFLLFTAIARRTDTPDPVPHAMVLTGIVVAVSATAFALALVRKLHQATGRPYLPEEPDRSPRPPKETRRNPERG; encoded by the coding sequence GTGGGTGAGGTGGAGGTCTATCTCGTCTCCGGCGTTCTTATCTTTGTGGTCTGCGCCTACGCGCTGGTCGTTCACGCGCACCTGATCAGGAAAGTCCTTGCCCTGAACATCATGGGCAGCGGCATCTTTCTTCTTTTCACCGCGATAGCCCGGCGCACCGATACCCCCGACCCGGTGCCGCACGCGATGGTCCTGACCGGCATCGTCGTTGCCGTCAGCGCGACGGCCTTTGCCCTTGCCCTGGTCAGGAAACTGCACCAAGCCACCGGACGCCCGTACCTCCCCGAGGAACCCGACCGGAGCCCTCGGCCCCCGAAAGAAACCCGAAGAAACCCGGAGCGCGGATAG
- a CDS encoding complex I subunit 5 family protein: protein MAAPGTSLAILLPVLLPLVGATVAFLAGGASLKTGRRVQVGTGLLTAAGVLGSVVLLWSVVAAEGPVSYQLAGWEVPVGIALRADGLSVLMLLTTALVGGFGSIYAVGYFSSNNEDRRTGREVEGFRDPGRSFWPLWLFLWAALNGLFLSGDAFNLYVTLELLGLSAAALISLGGTGSALAAGMRYLMVSLLGSLAYLLGVALLYGAFGVLDISLLGENASSVPATWAALAFISLGMALKTGLFPLHFWLPSAYSASPSVASALLAALVGKASFYILLRLWFDVFEGSVPAVSGQLLGAFGAVAILWGAIMAVRQRRLKLLLAYSSVSQIGYLFLVFALVTGGGRGFDAWAGASYLVLAHASAKAAMFMAAGAIIFALGHDDIDRLRGIAQKLPIPVASFAIAGITIMGLPTSGGFTAKWLLLSSSLSSGQWWYGGVILAGGVLAAVYLLRFLNPALIQVKTSPVLRIPPKSMSVSAFMLALISLALGLVSAPLLDLLAVGAPFQPEVPGE from the coding sequence GTGGCGGCCCCCGGAACCTCCCTTGCCATACTTCTTCCGGTCCTGCTGCCGCTTGTCGGGGCGACGGTCGCCTTTCTTGCGGGTGGTGCGTCCCTTAAAACAGGGCGAAGGGTTCAGGTCGGGACGGGGCTGCTCACCGCGGCGGGGGTGCTCGGGTCCGTGGTCCTGCTCTGGAGCGTGGTCGCGGCGGAGGGTCCGGTAAGCTACCAGCTCGCGGGCTGGGAGGTTCCGGTCGGCATCGCGCTGCGGGCCGACGGCCTCAGCGTCCTTATGCTCCTGACGACCGCGCTCGTCGGCGGGTTCGGGAGCATATACGCGGTTGGGTACTTCAGCAGCAACAACGAAGACCGCCGGACGGGGCGGGAGGTGGAAGGTTTCCGGGATCCCGGCCGCTCTTTCTGGCCGCTCTGGCTGTTTCTCTGGGCCGCGCTCAACGGTCTGTTCCTGTCCGGGGACGCCTTCAACCTCTACGTAACGCTGGAGCTGCTCGGGCTCTCGGCGGCGGCTTTGATCTCCCTCGGCGGCACCGGTTCCGCGCTGGCGGCCGGGATGCGCTACCTGATGGTCTCGCTGCTCGGCTCGCTGGCGTACCTGCTCGGTGTCGCCCTGCTGTACGGGGCGTTCGGCGTCCTTGATATCTCCCTGCTCGGGGAGAATGCCTCTTCCGTTCCGGCGACGTGGGCGGCCCTGGCCTTTATATCGCTCGGCATGGCCCTGAAGACCGGGCTCTTTCCGCTGCATTTCTGGTTGCCCTCGGCGTATTCCGCCTCTCCGTCCGTGGCGAGCGCGCTGCTCGCCGCGCTTGTCGGCAAGGCCTCTTTCTACATCCTGCTCCGGCTCTGGTTCGATGTCTTCGAGGGGTCGGTCCCGGCGGTCTCGGGGCAGCTGCTCGGGGCGTTCGGGGCGGTGGCGATACTCTGGGGGGCGATAATGGCCGTTCGACAGCGCAGGCTCAAGCTGCTGCTGGCCTACTCGTCGGTCTCGCAGATCGGCTACCTCTTTCTTGTCTTTGCGCTGGTGACGGGGGGTGGACGGGGGTTCGACGCCTGGGCCGGAGCATCGTACCTCGTGCTGGCTCACGCCAGCGCCAAGGCGGCCATGTTCATGGCGGCGGGGGCGATAATCTTCGCCCTCGGCCACGACGACATAGACCGGCTGCGGGGCATCGCTCAGAAGCTGCCTATCCCGGTGGCGAGCTTCGCGATCGCCGGCATCACCATCATGGGCCTCCCGACCAGCGGCGGCTTTACGGCGAAGTGGCTTCTGCTCAGTTCCTCGCTCTCGTCCGGTCAGTGGTGGTACGGCGGGGTGATACTCGCCGGAGGCGTCCTCGCCGCCGTCTACCTGCTGCGCTTCTTGAACCCCGCCCTTATACAGGTAAAGACCAGCCCTGTACTCCGCATCCCGCCGAAGAGCATGTCGGTCTCGGCGTTTATGCTGGCCCTGATCTCACTTGCACTCGGGCTCGTCTCCGCCCCGCTGCTCGATCTCCTCGCCGTCGGCGCACCCTTCCAGCCGGAGGTTCCCGGAGAGTGA
- a CDS encoding monovalent cation/H+ antiporter subunit D family protein has translation MSFPTLLPLLIILCSSGVSFAILFLGDDRSRLRTTLYLGGEVLKLALVLVMLRGIYLGDDYELRIPLLPGIDFLLKANTLSMLFLVLSAGLWLVTTVYSIGYLRGKPHQSRFFAFFGFSVSATAGIALAGNLFTFFIFFELLTLATYPLIVHRDTPEAMRVGRLYLVYTLSGGVVLLAGAVAMQLVAGSVEFTAGGAIDGSEANNAVLVVIFFLLIAGLAVKNAFVPVHGWLPQAMVAPTPVSALLHGVAVVKAGAFGIVRVVYEVYGIDLAQSLGVLFPITVIASITILYGSLMAVRQDELKKRLAYSTVSQVSYIALGISLFGLIGAIGGVVHLVHQGVMKVTLFLCAGAVAETLGIKHISRMNGVGRRMPWTMGAFALASFGMIGLPPLAGFVSKWHLGLGAMEAGQGWVIAVLIGSTILNAAYFLPIIYRAFFLEPTEEAARQPKKSRFEADWLMLIPILTVALLSLLVGVLAGSSVSPLGWAELIAQQEWNYDVDR, from the coding sequence GTGAGCTTCCCGACGCTGCTGCCGCTCCTGATAATCCTCTGCTCGTCGGGGGTGAGCTTCGCCATCCTCTTCCTCGGCGACGACCGCTCGCGCCTCAGAACCACGCTCTACCTCGGCGGCGAGGTGCTGAAGCTCGCGCTCGTCCTTGTGATGCTCCGGGGCATCTACCTCGGGGACGACTACGAACTCCGCATACCCCTTCTTCCGGGCATAGACTTCCTGCTCAAGGCGAACACCCTTTCGATGCTCTTCCTTGTGCTCTCGGCCGGGCTCTGGCTTGTCACGACGGTGTACTCCATCGGCTACCTGCGCGGCAAGCCGCACCAGAGCCGCTTCTTTGCGTTCTTCGGGTTCTCGGTCAGCGCGACCGCCGGGATAGCCCTCGCCGGGAACCTCTTCACGTTCTTTATCTTCTTTGAGTTGCTGACGCTCGCGACGTACCCGCTTATTGTCCACCGGGACACGCCGGAAGCGATGCGGGTCGGCAGGCTCTACCTTGTCTACACGCTCTCGGGCGGGGTGGTGCTGCTCGCCGGGGCCGTCGCCATGCAGCTCGTCGCCGGATCGGTGGAGTTCACCGCCGGGGGCGCGATAGACGGCTCGGAGGCGAACAACGCGGTGCTCGTTGTCATCTTCTTCCTGCTTATAGCCGGGCTTGCGGTGAAGAACGCCTTTGTCCCGGTCCACGGCTGGCTCCCGCAGGCGATGGTCGCCCCGACCCCGGTGAGCGCGCTTCTTCACGGCGTCGCCGTCGTCAAGGCCGGAGCCTTTGGAATAGTGCGCGTCGTCTACGAGGTCTACGGCATAGACCTCGCTCAGAGCCTCGGGGTCCTGTTCCCGATCACGGTTATAGCCTCGATAACCATCCTCTACGGTTCTCTGATGGCCGTCCGGCAGGACGAGCTCAAGAAACGCCTCGCGTACTCAACGGTGAGTCAGGTCTCCTATATCGCGCTCGGCATCTCGCTCTTCGGGCTTATCGGCGCGATCGGCGGGGTCGTTCACCTCGTGCATCAGGGGGTTATGAAGGTTACGCTCTTTCTGTGCGCCGGGGCCGTCGCCGAGACGCTCGGCATCAAGCACATCAGCAGGATGAACGGGGTCGGTCGCAGGATGCCGTGGACGATGGGCGCCTTCGCGCTGGCCTCGTTCGGCATGATCGGGCTCCCCCCCCTTGCGGGGTTTGTAAGCAAGTGGCATCTCGGCCTCGGCGCGATGGAGGCCGGGCAGGGCTGGGTTATAGCCGTCCTTATCGGAAGCACCATCCTCAACGCGGCGTACTTCCTCCCGATAATCTACCGGGCTTTCTTTCTTGAACCGACCGAAGAGGCCGCCCGGCAACCGAAGAAGAGCCGCTTCGAAGCGGACTGGCTGATGCTGATCCCGATCCTTACGGTCGCTCTGCTCTCGCTGCTGGTCGGGGTGCTGGCCGGGTCGAGCGTGAGCCCCTTAGGATGGGCGGAGCTGATAGCCCAGCAGGAGTGGAACTATGACGTTGATCGATAG
- a CDS encoding complex I subunit 5 family protein, producing the protein MTLIDSSSGFLFSAAWVSTFFVPLLLAVLLAPAFSRRLALAGAPLAALPALAVGVFGGSGVEIPWLLLGTRLGLSEVTRVFLIFTALLWLAAGVYARSYTRNDAAKVRFFAFFLATMAGNLGLLVARDLAGFYLFFTLMSFAAYGLIVHDLSDRARRASRVYLIMVVIGEAFVLPAVILTAATTNGDFDTLATGISATGYRDVITLLALVGFGVKAGALPVHLWLPLAHPAAPTPASAVLSGSMIKAGLLGWLTFTPAGATQMPVFGTACLVIGLGAVFYGVFAGLAQSEPKTILAYSSISQMGLMTLALGVGLAFPAAWPAALAAILVYATHHALAKGALFLGVGVADEAASRGSGARVLALGGLLLAALVIAGAPLTSGSLAKEFLKEASYAAQSPWDSLLEPLIQLGAVGTTLLMMRFLHEMHGRLFPADAGERSSPARLSPGLAGPWFFLLGGMFAVLGFLDPPPSGLLYALLSFSALWPVVLGAALYLVFGLSRQVRLPYPKVPEGDLIVPVSRAISGGYGAAGSSVKALRAGLSGPASQTETGLRKALGWLGDRFALTEVWLRKWTVSGGIVLTLTVALFLIAALR; encoded by the coding sequence ATGACGTTGATCGATAGTTCCTCCGGCTTTCTGTTCTCCGCCGCGTGGGTCTCGACGTTCTTCGTGCCGCTGCTGCTGGCGGTTCTGCTGGCCCCGGCCTTCTCCCGGAGGCTCGCGCTCGCCGGCGCCCCGCTTGCCGCGCTTCCGGCCCTCGCCGTCGGGGTCTTCGGTGGTTCGGGGGTCGAGATCCCCTGGCTTTTGCTCGGGACACGGCTCGGCCTCTCGGAGGTTACGCGGGTCTTTCTTATCTTTACCGCGCTGCTCTGGCTTGCAGCCGGGGTCTACGCCCGGTCGTACACAAGGAACGACGCTGCAAAAGTCCGGTTCTTCGCCTTCTTCCTTGCAACGATGGCCGGGAACCTCGGCCTCCTCGTCGCCCGCGACCTCGCAGGCTTCTACCTGTTCTTCACCCTGATGAGCTTTGCGGCCTACGGTCTTATCGTCCACGACCTCAGCGACCGGGCCCGACGGGCGTCGAGGGTGTACCTGATCATGGTCGTTATAGGCGAGGCGTTCGTGCTCCCGGCGGTCATCCTTACCGCCGCGACGACCAACGGCGACTTCGACACCCTTGCAACGGGGATATCCGCTACGGGCTACCGCGACGTCATCACCCTCCTCGCCCTCGTCGGTTTCGGGGTCAAGGCCGGCGCGCTCCCGGTACACCTCTGGCTTCCGCTCGCCCACCCCGCCGCCCCGACCCCGGCCAGCGCGGTTCTGAGCGGCTCCATGATAAAGGCCGGGCTTCTCGGCTGGCTGACCTTCACCCCCGCGGGAGCGACCCAGATGCCCGTCTTCGGAACAGCCTGCCTCGTGATCGGCCTGGGCGCTGTTTTCTACGGGGTCTTCGCGGGTCTTGCACAGTCGGAGCCGAAGACCATCCTCGCTTACTCCAGCATCAGCCAGATGGGGCTGATGACCCTCGCCCTCGGGGTCGGCCTCGCCTTCCCGGCGGCCTGGCCGGCGGCCCTTGCCGCCATACTCGTCTACGCAACCCACCACGCCCTTGCAAAAGGCGCGCTCTTTCTGGGCGTCGGCGTAGCCGACGAGGCCGCTTCACGCGGTTCGGGCGCGAGGGTTCTCGCCCTCGGCGGCCTTTTGCTCGCCGCGCTCGTTATAGCGGGCGCCCCCCTGACAAGCGGCTCGCTCGCCAAGGAGTTCCTGAAGGAGGCCAGCTACGCCGCCCAGAGCCCGTGGGACTCGCTTCTCGAACCGCTCATACAGCTCGGAGCCGTGGGCACCACGCTCCTGATGATGCGTTTTCTGCACGAGATGCACGGCCGACTCTTTCCGGCGGACGCCGGGGAGCGGTCCTCCCCGGCTCGCCTGTCGCCCGGTCTCGCCGGACCGTGGTTTTTCCTTCTCGGCGGGATGTTCGCCGTGCTCGGGTTCCTGGACCCTCCGCCCTCGGGTCTTCTCTACGCGCTGCTCTCGTTCTCGGCGCTCTGGCCGGTCGTTCTCGGCGCTGCACTCTACCTTGTCTTCGGGCTGTCCCGGCAGGTGCGACTCCCGTATCCGAAGGTGCCGGAGGGAGATTTGATCGTCCCCGTATCCCGCGCCATCTCCGGCGGCTACGGAGCGGCCGGCTCCTCGGTGAAGGCGCTTCGCGCCGGGCTCTCCGGTCCGGCCTCGCAAACCGAAACCGGCCTGCGTAAAGCCCTCGGGTGGCTCGGCGATCGCTTCGCTCTCACCGAGGTCTGGCTCAGAAAATGGACCGTCTCCGGCGGCATAGTCCTCACCCTGACGGTAGCCCTTTTCCTGATCGCCGCCCTCCGGTAG
- the mnhG gene encoding monovalent cation/H(+) antiporter subunit G, protein METFISLLDDALVVLGLVIMTIGVYGVVRFPDVYTRLHAASKAVFLGVIVFLAASCLTGGPPVILRSVLIGLFLLVTTPVAAHLVAQSAFARRVSMRTPGAVDESGSGLPLSGKDRDTR, encoded by the coding sequence ATGGAGACTTTCATCTCCCTGCTCGACGACGCGCTCGTCGTTCTCGGCCTTGTGATAATGACCATCGGGGTCTACGGGGTCGTGCGCTTCCCGGACGTGTACACGCGCCTGCACGCGGCGAGCAAGGCGGTCTTTCTCGGGGTTATAGTTTTCCTTGCAGCGTCGTGCCTGACGGGCGGGCCGCCCGTTATATTGCGCTCGGTCCTTATAGGCCTCTTCCTTCTCGTAACCACACCCGTCGCCGCGCACCTCGTCGCTCAGTCGGCTTTTGCTCGGCGGGTTTCGATGCGGACGCCCGGTGCGGTAGACGAGTCCGGAAGCGGCCTGCCCCTCTCTGGCAAGGACCGGGATACCCGCTAG
- a CDS encoding monovalent cation/H+ antiporter complex subunit F: protein MGDFIFYIAAAWMTVLFGVSVVLVIKRRSPADRIQALDVLTLILIALLVLFTDSQGVPYYLDAALVLALLSFIATVAAARYYIKGRIF, encoded by the coding sequence TTGGGTGATTTCATCTTCTACATCGCAGCGGCGTGGATGACGGTGCTCTTCGGGGTGAGCGTGGTGCTGGTCATAAAACGCCGCTCGCCCGCAGACCGGATTCAGGCTCTGGATGTTCTGACGCTTATCCTGATCGCGCTCCTCGTCCTTTTCACCGACTCTCAGGGCGTGCCCTACTACCTCGACGCCGCCCTTGTCCTTGCGCTGCTCTCGTTTATAGCGACGGTCGCGGCGGCCCGGTATTACATAAAGGGGAGGATCTTCTGA